One genomic window of Acetobacter sp. includes the following:
- a CDS encoding DHA2 family efflux MFS transporter permease subunit has protein sequence MSRNEILPQRGWKPKHNPWLIAVVVTLAAFMEILDTTVVNVAMPHIAGTLGSSYDDATWALTSYLVANGIVLTISGWLSRVFGRKRYFLICIVMFTVASLLCGLANSLYALVIFRILQGFFGGGLQPCQQSIILDTFPPEKRGAAFSLTAVATVVAPVTGPLIGGYLTDELSWRWIFFVNVPFGILTILAVMMLVEDPAWEKARREKVDVVGIGLISLGLGCLEIMADRGEDEDWFSSSFIVTMSLVGGFCIFGAIIWLCRIKNPLVKLSVLKDRNFAVGTILISVMGGILYASAVIIPQFSQQMLGYTATISGFVLAPGGVAVVCLIPFVNWLMKKVHVRFIIACGFFLLAMAMFQATSLYAEIDLEHLIFYRVCQTATMAFLFVPITTVAYSTLPRELNADASALFSMTRNYIGSLAISIGTATIIEIRQRHQVYVADNMTIGRSEYSAYLDRVKDIAENYGYSSDMAETYGRHRLFSEFTRQVALLAYNDVFFLIGLLSLATIPLCFFLPAKRADTPIGVRSK, from the coding sequence ATGAGCAGGAATGAAATTCTTCCACAAAGAGGTTGGAAACCAAAGCATAATCCCTGGCTGATTGCTGTCGTTGTGACACTCGCAGCATTTATGGAAATTCTTGATACAACGGTCGTCAATGTGGCGATGCCTCATATCGCGGGAACTCTTGGTAGTTCCTATGACGATGCGACGTGGGCGCTGACGTCATATCTGGTTGCAAATGGTATTGTTCTAACGATTTCTGGTTGGCTTTCACGTGTTTTTGGACGAAAACGCTATTTTTTGATCTGCATTGTCATGTTCACCGTTGCGTCTCTTCTGTGTGGTCTCGCGAATTCTCTATATGCTCTTGTTATATTTCGTATTCTTCAGGGATTTTTCGGTGGAGGGCTCCAGCCCTGCCAGCAATCGATTATCCTTGATACGTTTCCGCCGGAAAAGCGTGGAGCAGCTTTCAGTCTGACGGCTGTGGCGACAGTAGTGGCGCCTGTAACCGGACCGCTGATTGGAGGGTATCTTACTGATGAGTTGTCATGGCGCTGGATTTTTTTTGTCAATGTACCATTTGGTATTCTGACCATTCTTGCGGTCATGATGCTGGTTGAGGATCCGGCGTGGGAGAAAGCCAGAAGGGAAAAGGTTGATGTTGTTGGCATCGGACTGATTTCACTAGGTCTTGGTTGCCTTGAAATAATGGCTGATCGTGGTGAAGATGAAGACTGGTTCAGTTCATCATTTATCGTAACAATGTCTCTTGTTGGTGGATTCTGTATTTTTGGTGCAATTATATGGCTTTGCCGTATAAAAAATCCTCTCGTCAAGCTTTCTGTTTTAAAAGATCGCAATTTTGCGGTTGGAACAATTCTGATTTCTGTCATGGGAGGTATACTCTATGCGTCGGCGGTCATTATTCCACAATTTTCACAACAGATGCTCGGGTATACAGCTACGATTTCCGGATTTGTGCTGGCGCCGGGTGGTGTAGCCGTAGTCTGCCTGATTCCTTTCGTAAACTGGCTTATGAAGAAAGTTCACGTACGCTTTATAATTGCATGTGGATTTTTTCTTCTGGCAATGGCGATGTTTCAGGCAACGTCACTCTATGCAGAGATTGATCTGGAGCATCTCATATTCTACCGGGTCTGTCAGACAGCAACAATGGCTTTTCTGTTTGTGCCGATTACCACAGTTGCCTATTCCACATTGCCGCGTGAACTTAATGCTGACGCTTCTGCGCTATTCAGTATGACCCGAAATTATATTGGTTCTCTGGCAATCTCTATAGGAACGGCAACTATTATTGAAATACGACAGAGGCATCAGGTCTATGTTGCAGATAATATGACTATCGGGCGGAGCGAATATTCAGCCTATCTTGATCGGGTAAAGGATATCGCAGAAAATTATGGATATTCCAGTGATATGGCTGAGACCTACGGGCGACATCGTCTGTTTAGTGAGTTTACAAGACAAGTGGCATTGCTGGCCTATAACGATGTTTTTTTTCTAATTGGTCTTCTATCGCTTGCAACTATTCCACTTTGTTTCTTTTTGCCTGCTAAGAGGGCAGATACGCCGATAGGCGTACGATCAAAATGA
- a CDS encoding efflux transporter outer membrane subunit translates to MIFWNFLLSILIAEQKFWHRRFKMRITSRIGIVFSSCLVLTLTGCLHVGPKYQAPKVSAPEHFDHLNSKNSGSITKESEIYIQWWKTFNDPELTSLEERLVTRNLLLRLALANLSESRAQLMLAGAERFPALSATGSYRRAQRSTKLMQETLHRIGGGIVRGTSGQMGELASGFIEEAGNTATVPLLNQWSSSVDATYEIDLWGRVAHQYQAAKAALQATEEERHAVLIAQQADMVRGYLMLRGDQHRLLVMQEGLKVIQKISDIARGRYEGGLVSETDYESAQARLNDMQAQIAEMRIKIAQEENALALLLGAMPGSLNAELEKSSTIPVVPPIVPVGLPSELAHRRPDIREAEAKLRFAVEETGEAVADFYPKVTINADFGFQTLSFRDLGFWNAKAWNVGPSISLPVFQGGRLSGQLELKKSAQKAAAISYQAIVLQAWHDVDNALVAYHDEQTRRQRLHDEITNDRHILMLAESQYGSGLTNYLNVLSTQDQLLTAELTLAESDEAVATNLARLYNALGGGWEDVE, encoded by the coding sequence ATGATTTTCTGGAATTTTTTATTATCAATACTGATAGCTGAACAAAAATTTTGGCATCGGAGATTCAAAATGCGGATAACCTCGCGAATCGGGATAGTGTTTTCTTCTTGTCTTGTCCTGACATTAACGGGCTGTTTGCATGTTGGTCCGAAATACCAGGCACCAAAAGTGAGTGCTCCTGAGCATTTTGATCATCTGAACTCTAAAAACTCTGGAAGCATAACAAAAGAAAGCGAGATTTATATACAATGGTGGAAGACTTTTAATGATCCTGAACTGACGTCACTGGAAGAACGTCTGGTCACCAGAAATCTATTGCTTCGTCTGGCGCTTGCCAATTTGTCTGAAAGTCGTGCGCAACTTATGCTTGCTGGGGCAGAACGTTTTCCTGCCTTGAGCGCTACTGGTTCTTATCGTCGGGCTCAACGTAGTACAAAACTGATGCAGGAAACATTGCACCGTATTGGTGGTGGTATCGTTCGTGGCACGAGCGGGCAGATGGGTGAACTGGCTAGTGGATTTATTGAGGAGGCAGGGAATACTGCTACGGTCCCCCTGCTCAATCAATGGAGTTCAAGTGTAGACGCTACTTATGAAATTGATCTCTGGGGCCGTGTTGCTCATCAATATCAGGCAGCAAAGGCGGCGTTACAGGCGACGGAGGAGGAGCGGCATGCTGTTCTGATTGCCCAGCAGGCTGATATGGTGCGTGGTTACCTGATGCTGCGTGGCGATCAGCACCGGTTGCTCGTCATGCAGGAAGGTTTGAAGGTCATTCAGAAAATCTCCGATATTGCCAGAGGGCGGTATGAGGGAGGGCTTGTTTCCGAGACGGATTATGAGTCGGCACAGGCGCGCTTGAACGATATGCAAGCCCAGATTGCTGAAATGCGTATAAAGATAGCTCAGGAAGAAAATGCTCTGGCTCTTCTGCTTGGCGCGATGCCGGGGAGTCTGAACGCAGAGTTGGAGAAGAGTTCGACTATTCCAGTTGTTCCTCCCATTGTGCCTGTTGGTCTACCGTCAGAACTTGCCCACAGGCGTCCAGATATCAGGGAGGCTGAAGCGAAACTTCGCTTTGCTGTTGAGGAAACGGGTGAAGCTGTAGCGGATTTTTATCCAAAAGTGACAATTAATGCCGATTTTGGATTCCAGACACTTTCCTTTCGTGATCTGGGTTTCTGGAATGCCAAAGCGTGGAATGTAGGACCATCAATTTCCCTTCCCGTTTTTCAGGGAGGACGATTAAGTGGTCAGCTTGAGTTGAAGAAAAGCGCACAGAAAGCTGCGGCTATTTCATATCAGGCGATTGTTTTGCAGGCTTGGCATGATGTTGATAATGCCTTGGTTGCGTATCACGATGAGCAGACACGTCGGCAAAGACTGCATGACGAGATTACCAATGATCGTCACATTCTGATGTTGGCTGAAAGTCAGTATGGGAGCGGTTTGACGAATTATCTCAATGTACTGAGCACACAAGATCAGCTTTTGACGGCAGAACTGACTCTGGCGGAGAGCGATGAGGCAGTCGCAACAAATCTTGCCCGACTTTACAATGCTCTTGGTGGTGGTTGGGAAGATGTAGAATAA
- a CDS encoding sterol desaturase family protein, with protein MAFVVGVLFFNVCEYYIHKSFGHRKNPVALLFYKRHTGDHHSFFSDDEMYFDQAQDWRVILFPPWLVVVISVLLLGIWSAASILNQNMASLFSIAVMGSFLCYEIFHVCAHVPSGYWFTELPWIRMVRRLHTIHHRRHLMADRNFNILFPMMDKILKTIVEK; from the coding sequence GTGGCGTTTGTCGTCGGCGTGCTGTTTTTTAATGTCTGTGAATATTACATTCATAAAAGTTTTGGTCATAGAAAAAATCCTGTCGCTCTTCTTTTCTATAAAAGACATACAGGTGACCATCACAGTTTTTTCTCTGATGATGAAATGTACTTTGATCAGGCTCAGGACTGGCGGGTTATCCTATTTCCGCCATGGCTTGTTGTTGTTATATCTGTCTTACTTTTAGGGATATGGTCTGCTGCTTCTATCCTAAATCAAAATATGGCGTCTTTATTTTCCATTGCGGTGATGGGCAGCTTTTTATGTTATGAAATTTTCCATGTCTGCGCTCATGTGCCGTCTGGATACTGGTTTACAGAACTTCCCTGGATCAGAATGGTCCGTCGCCTTCATACCATTCATCATAGACGTCATCTTATGGCGGATCGGAATTTTAATATTCTTTTTCCAATGATGGATAAGATTTTGAAAACCATCGTAGAAAAATAG